A window of the Streptomyces griseochromogenes genome harbors these coding sequences:
- a CDS encoding helix-turn-helix transcriptional regulator, whose product MLETSARLLRLLSLLQAHREWSGAELAERLGVTPRTVRRDVDRLRELGYPVNASPGIGGGYQLGAGAELPPLLLDDDEAVAVAVGLRTAAGQGIEGIGESSVRALAKLEQVLPNRLRRRVSALNAFTVPMLRPGPPSAPVDPAVLTELAHLCRDAERLRFAYLSHDGTSSRRTVEPHRLVCTERRWYLVAWDVDRQDWRTFRVDRLTPKPPHGPRFTPREPPAEDLAAYVSKGVSTRAYATHSAVRLLVPLHQAAERISPSAGTLEADGDDACVLRSGAPNLEMMVIHIMMMGVPFEVLEPTEMNEVIKTVRDRLDAALARAAEPGARTGDRAGGG is encoded by the coding sequence ATGTTGGAGACCTCGGCACGACTGCTTCGCCTGCTCTCGCTGCTCCAGGCCCACCGCGAGTGGTCCGGCGCCGAACTCGCCGAGCGGCTCGGCGTCACCCCGCGCACCGTCCGCCGGGACGTGGACCGGCTGCGCGAGCTGGGCTACCCGGTCAACGCCAGCCCCGGCATCGGCGGCGGCTACCAGCTGGGCGCGGGCGCCGAACTGCCCCCGCTGCTGCTGGACGACGACGAGGCCGTCGCGGTCGCCGTGGGCCTGCGCACCGCCGCCGGACAGGGCATCGAGGGCATCGGCGAGTCCTCCGTACGCGCCCTCGCCAAGCTGGAACAGGTGCTGCCGAACCGGCTGCGCCGCCGGGTGAGCGCCCTCAACGCCTTCACCGTGCCCATGCTGCGCCCCGGTCCGCCGTCGGCCCCCGTCGACCCGGCCGTGCTCACCGAACTCGCCCATCTGTGCCGGGACGCCGAGCGGCTGCGCTTCGCCTACCTGAGCCACGACGGCACCTCGAGCCGCCGCACCGTCGAACCGCACCGGCTGGTGTGCACCGAGCGGCGCTGGTACCTGGTCGCCTGGGACGTGGACCGGCAGGACTGGCGGACCTTCCGCGTCGACCGCCTCACCCCGAAGCCGCCGCACGGCCCCCGGTTCACCCCGCGCGAGCCGCCCGCCGAGGATCTCGCCGCCTATGTCTCGAAGGGCGTCTCCACGCGGGCGTACGCCACGCACTCCGCCGTTCGGCTGCTGGTGCCGCTGCACCAGGCGGCCGAGCGGATCTCACCGTCCGCGGGGACGCTGGAGGCCGACGGCGACGACGCGTGCGTCCTGCGCAGCGGCGCGCCGAACCTGGAGATGATGGTCATTCACATCATGATGATGGGCGTCCCGTTCGAGGTGCTCGAGCCCACCGAGATGAACGAGGTCATCAAGACGGTTCGTGACCGGCTCGATGCCGCGCTGGCCCGGGCCGCGGAACCCGGCGCGCGTACAGGGGACCGCGCGGGCGGTGGGTAG
- a CDS encoding lysophospholipid acyltransferase family protein, with protein sequence MNGLWKPRVLGAWKLPATGPAIVAVNHSHNIDGPMVMGVSPRPTHFLIKKEAFVGPLGSFLTGIGQLKVDRVSADRAAITDALGVLDNGGVLGIFPEGTRGEGDFASLRAGLAYFAVRSGAPIVPVAVLGSSDRPGRLIKALPPLRSRVDVVFGDPFDAGDGSGRRTRRALDEATERIQKQLTSHLENARRLTGR encoded by the coding sequence ATGAACGGGCTGTGGAAGCCGCGGGTGCTCGGCGCCTGGAAGCTGCCCGCGACCGGCCCGGCGATCGTCGCCGTGAACCACTCCCACAACATCGACGGCCCGATGGTCATGGGCGTGTCGCCCAGGCCGACGCACTTCCTGATCAAGAAGGAGGCGTTCGTCGGCCCGCTGGGTTCGTTCCTGACCGGCATCGGCCAGCTGAAGGTGGACCGCGTGTCCGCCGACCGCGCCGCGATCACCGATGCCCTCGGCGTCCTGGACAACGGGGGAGTGCTCGGCATCTTCCCGGAGGGCACCCGGGGCGAGGGCGACTTCGCCTCGCTGCGCGCCGGGCTGGCGTACTTCGCGGTCCGCAGCGGGGCACCGATCGTGCCCGTGGCGGTCCTGGGAAGTTCCGATCGGCCCGGCCGGTTGATAAAGGCACTGCCCCCGCTGCGTTCCCGTGTCGACGTCGTCTTCGGCGACCCGTTCGACGCGGGCGACGGCAGCGGGCGGCGCACGCGCAGGGCGCTGGACGAGGCGACCGAGCGCATCCAGAAGCAGCTCACCAGCCACCTGGAAAACGCCAGGCGCCTGACCGGGCGCTAA
- the der gene encoding ribosome biogenesis GTPase Der, giving the protein MNDQIQPDGSAEHEYEHGALGDAEYAEFMELAAEEGFDIEDVEGAIEAAGHGPLPVLAVVGRPNVGKSTLVNRIIGRREAVVEDKPGVTRDRVTYEGEWAGRRFKVVDTGGWEQDVLGIDASVAAQAEYAIEAADAVVFVVDAKVGATDTDEAVVRLLRKAGKPVVLAANKVDGPSGEADATYLWSLGLGEPHPVSALHGRGTGDMLDAVLEALPDAPAQTFGGAGVGGPRRIALIGRPNVGKSSLLNKVAGEERVVVNELAGTTRDPVDELIELGGVTWKFVDTAGIRKRVHLQQGADYYASLRTAAAVEKAELAVILIDASENISVQDQRIVTMAVEAGRAVVLAFNKWDTLDEERRYYLEREIETELGQVAWAPRVNVSARTGRHMEKLVPAIETALAGWETRVPTGRLNAFLGELVSAHPHPVRGGKQPRILFGTQAGTKPPRFVLFASGFIEAGYRRFIERRLREEFGFEGTPIHISVRVREKRGTKKK; this is encoded by the coding sequence ATGAACGACCAGATCCAGCCCGACGGCTCGGCCGAGCACGAGTACGAGCACGGGGCTCTCGGCGACGCCGAGTACGCGGAGTTCATGGAGCTCGCCGCCGAAGAGGGCTTCGACATCGAGGACGTCGAGGGTGCCATCGAGGCGGCGGGTCACGGCCCGCTGCCCGTGCTCGCCGTCGTCGGCCGCCCCAATGTCGGCAAGTCGACCCTGGTGAACCGGATCATCGGCCGCCGTGAGGCGGTCGTCGAGGACAAGCCCGGCGTCACCCGCGACCGCGTCACCTACGAGGGCGAGTGGGCGGGCCGCCGCTTCAAGGTCGTCGACACCGGCGGCTGGGAGCAGGACGTCCTCGGCATCGACGCCTCCGTGGCCGCCCAGGCCGAGTACGCGATCGAGGCGGCCGACGCGGTCGTCTTCGTCGTGGACGCCAAGGTCGGCGCCACCGACACCGACGAGGCGGTCGTACGGCTGCTGCGCAAGGCCGGCAAGCCCGTGGTGCTGGCCGCCAACAAGGTCGACGGCCCGAGCGGCGAGGCGGACGCGACCTACCTGTGGTCCCTGGGCCTCGGCGAGCCGCACCCCGTCTCCGCCCTGCACGGCCGCGGCACCGGCGACATGCTGGACGCCGTCCTGGAGGCGCTGCCGGATGCGCCCGCGCAGACCTTCGGCGGCGCAGGCGTCGGCGGCCCGCGCCGCATCGCCCTCATCGGCCGCCCGAACGTCGGCAAGTCCTCCCTCCTGAACAAGGTGGCGGGCGAGGAGCGCGTCGTCGTCAACGAACTGGCCGGCACCACGCGTGACCCCGTCGACGAGCTGATCGAACTGGGTGGCGTGACCTGGAAGTTCGTCGACACCGCCGGTATCCGCAAGCGCGTCCACCTCCAGCAGGGCGCCGACTACTACGCCTCGCTGCGCACCGCGGCCGCCGTCGAGAAGGCCGAGCTGGCCGTCATCCTGATCGACGCCTCCGAGAACATCTCGGTTCAGGACCAGCGCATCGTCACCATGGCCGTGGAGGCGGGCCGCGCGGTCGTCCTCGCCTTCAACAAGTGGGACACCCTCGACGAGGAGCGCCGCTACTACCTGGAGCGGGAGATCGAGACCGAGCTGGGCCAGGTCGCCTGGGCGCCCCGGGTCAACGTCTCGGCCCGCACCGGCCGGCACATGGAGAAGCTGGTCCCGGCCATCGAGACGGCGCTGGCGGGCTGGGAGACGCGTGTTCCCACGGGCCGTCTGAACGCCTTCCTCGGCGAGCTGGTCTCGGCGCACCCGCACCCGGTCCGGGGCGGCAAGCAGCCGCGCATCCTCTTCGGCACCCAGGCCGGCACCAAGCCCCCGCGGTTCGTCCTCTTCGCCTCCGGCTTCATCGAGGCGGGCTACCGGCGCTTCATCGAGCGCCGTCTGCGCGAGGAGTTCGGCTTCGAGGGCACCCCGATCCACATCTCGGTGCGGGTGCGCGAGAAGCGCGGCACGAAGAAGAAGTAG
- a CDS encoding mannosyltransferase family protein — protein MTDLDTRATPFLRRAAPALLGYAAVRALGLVVLAGWSAARGKSAYTLLTARWDSLWYTRVAELGYGYEVRLPNGDVHSNLAFFPLLPWLERLLHAVAPLSYADAGFVVGLLASLAAAGGIFAVAEHVYGRRVGVCAVLLWAVLPVGIVQSMAYSESLFTALAAWSLYAVLTGRWVSAGALAALAGLTRPVGLAVVAAVWVAGVISFVRDRSTRGAHAERVADADGAHETQCAPSSMEGAHGETHAPALASAPAWRRALGMLFAPLGAAGYVLWVGHRTGKGPLGYLDVQAGWRNGFDGGYAFARFVADKFTSFPSALAGTGLIIGVALLIWLYAAGVRQRQPVALLVYTGVVLALALCASSYFGSKPRLLMPAFPVLFPLARALARPRTSRSVLVTAGVAAATAVYGAFWLNGSGPP, from the coding sequence GTGACCGATCTTGACACGCGCGCGACCCCCTTCCTGCGCCGGGCGGCGCCGGCCCTTCTCGGGTACGCGGCCGTCCGCGCCCTGGGCCTGGTCGTGCTGGCCGGATGGAGCGCCGCGCGCGGCAAGAGCGCGTACACGCTGCTGACCGCGCGCTGGGACTCCCTCTGGTACACGCGGGTGGCCGAACTGGGGTACGGCTACGAGGTGCGGCTGCCGAACGGCGACGTCCACTCCAACCTGGCGTTCTTTCCGCTGCTGCCCTGGCTGGAGCGGCTGCTGCACGCGGTCGCGCCGCTGTCGTACGCGGACGCCGGCTTCGTCGTCGGCCTGCTCGCCTCGCTGGCGGCGGCCGGAGGGATCTTCGCGGTCGCCGAGCACGTGTACGGCCGCCGGGTCGGGGTCTGCGCGGTGCTGCTGTGGGCGGTGCTGCCGGTCGGGATCGTGCAGTCGATGGCGTACAGCGAGTCCTTGTTCACGGCGCTGGCCGCGTGGTCGCTGTACGCGGTGCTGACCGGCCGGTGGGTGAGCGCGGGCGCACTGGCGGCGCTGGCCGGGCTGACCCGGCCCGTGGGGCTCGCGGTGGTCGCGGCGGTGTGGGTGGCGGGCGTGATCTCGTTCGTGCGAGACAGAAGCACGCGGGGCGCACACGCCGAGCGCGTGGCGGACGCAGATGGCGCGCACGAGACACAGTGCGCCCCTTCTTCTATGGAAGGCGCGCACGGAGAGACGCACGCCCCTGCTCTCGCCAGCGCACCGGCCTGGCGGCGCGCCCTCGGTATGCTCTTCGCTCCCCTGGGCGCCGCCGGCTATGTGCTCTGGGTCGGCCACCGCACCGGCAAGGGCCCGCTCGGATATCTCGATGTGCAGGCCGGCTGGCGCAACGGGTTCGACGGCGGATACGCCTTCGCCCGCTTCGTGGCCGACAAGTTCACGTCATTTCCGTCGGCCCTCGCCGGCACGGGTCTGATCATCGGCGTCGCCCTGCTGATCTGGCTCTATGCGGCCGGCGTACGTCAGCGCCAGCCCGTGGCGCTGCTGGTGTACACGGGTGTCGTCCTCGCGCTCGCCCTGTGCGCGTCGAGCTACTTCGGGTCGAAGCCGCGGCTGCTGATGCCCGCCTTCCCGGTGCTGTTCCCCCTCGCGCGCGCTCTGGCCCGGCCGCGGACGTCCAGATCGGTGCTGGTCACAGCCGGCGTGGCGGCGGCGACGGCGGTCTACGGGGCCTTCTGGCTGAACGGTTCCGGTCCTCCATGA
- the cmk gene encoding (d)CMP kinase, giving the protein MENGAPTAKSVIVAIDGPSGTGKSSTSKAVAAQLGLSYLDTGAQYRAITWWMVSNGIDLEDPTAIAAVAGKPEIISGTDPSAPTITVDGVDVAAPIRTQDVTSKVSAVSAVPEVRSRITELQRSLAAGAEQGIVVEGRDIGTTVLPDADLKIFLTASPEARAARRSGELKNADVHATREALIKRDAADSSRKTSPLAKAGDAVEVDTTELTLAQVIECVVTLVEEKRAGK; this is encoded by the coding sequence GTGGAAAACGGCGCCCCGACCGCCAAGTCCGTGATCGTCGCGATCGACGGCCCCTCCGGCACGGGCAAGTCGAGCACGTCGAAGGCCGTGGCCGCGCAGCTCGGCCTGAGCTACCTGGACACCGGCGCCCAGTACCGGGCGATCACCTGGTGGATGGTGTCCAACGGGATCGACCTGGAGGACCCGACCGCCATCGCTGCCGTCGCCGGCAAGCCGGAGATCATCTCCGGCACCGACCCGTCCGCCCCGACCATCACGGTCGACGGCGTCGACGTGGCCGCCCCGATCCGCACTCAGGACGTCACCTCCAAGGTCAGCGCGGTCAGCGCGGTGCCCGAGGTGCGCTCCCGGATCACCGAGCTGCAGCGCTCGCTGGCCGCCGGCGCGGAGCAGGGCATCGTCGTCGAGGGCCGCGACATCGGTACGACCGTGCTGCCGGACGCCGACCTGAAGATCTTCCTCACCGCCTCCCCGGAGGCCCGCGCGGCCCGCCGCAGCGGCGAGCTGAAGAACGCCGACGTCCACGCCACCCGCGAGGCGCTCATCAAGCGGGACGCGGCCGACTCCAGCCGCAAGACCTCGCCGCTCGCCAAGGCCGGCGACGCGGTCGAGGTGGACACCACCGAGCTCACCCTCGCCCAGGTCATCGAGTGCGTCGTCACCCTGGTCGAGGAGAAGCGGGCCGGGAAGTGA
- a CDS encoding I78 family peptidase inhibitor gives MAPIPTPPAEPKDSPDGYVGLDAPRAERLARERGWSTVRSLPPGAIITMEYRVGRLNFEVRDGRVARAWKG, from the coding sequence ATGGCACCGATCCCCACTCCGCCAGCGGAGCCCAAGGACAGTCCGGACGGGTACGTCGGCCTCGACGCCCCACGAGCCGAGCGGCTCGCCCGGGAGCGGGGGTGGTCGACCGTACGGTCCCTGCCGCCGGGCGCGATCATCACCATGGAGTACCGGGTGGGTCGGCTCAACTTCGAGGTGCGTGACGGCCGGGTGGCCCGTGCCTGGAAGGGCTGA
- a CDS encoding MFS transporter: MSGTTTAAVRPRRRAAGAGATNRWVVLVVLCVSLLLVALDATVLHVAVPAVTEDLRPGAIELLWIVDIYPLVCASLLILFGTLGDRVGRRRILLLGYALFGVASAVAALAQTAETLILARALLGVGGAMIMPATLSILRQVFPDRRERALAIGIWSAVAAVGAAVGPLLGGFLLEHFWWGAVFLVNIPLMLVSLPVGRMLLPESRGERDGPWDVVGALTAAVGLFGVVLGVKRLGGGEPVASPFTLVPLLVGAALLVFFVRRQGRRPHPLVDLRMFRRPAFSTSVGCIVLAMLALVGLELIAAQYLQLVLGLSPLETGLRLLPLTIAAMAAGLAGARMLRRFGPRRMVCFGFCLTAAAVVTLTAMGGTDNARLLLFGFVALGFGLETTLFGAYESMLSEAPAEQAGGAAAIGETSYQLGAGIGIALLGSVMNAAYAPGLASVPGVPSRESAAAGHSLGEAYEVAGRIGGPVGDALRRAARDSFVHGLHVTLLVSAGLLLLGAVMALRLPRVMQCGEESAQRRAGVELPAPREAAQPRVSA; encoded by the coding sequence ATGTCCGGGACGACCACGGCTGCCGTTCGGCCGCGCCGTCGGGCGGCCGGGGCCGGTGCCACCAACCGCTGGGTCGTCCTCGTCGTCCTCTGCGTGAGCCTGCTGCTCGTCGCCCTCGACGCGACCGTACTGCATGTGGCGGTCCCCGCCGTCACCGAGGACCTCAGGCCCGGTGCCATAGAACTGCTCTGGATCGTCGACATCTACCCGCTGGTCTGCGCCTCGCTGCTGATCCTCTTCGGCACGCTGGGCGACCGGGTCGGCCGCCGGCGCATCCTGCTGCTGGGCTACGCCCTCTTCGGGGTCGCCTCCGCCGTGGCCGCGCTCGCACAGACCGCCGAGACGCTGATCCTCGCCCGGGCGCTGCTCGGCGTCGGCGGCGCGATGATCATGCCCGCGACCCTGTCGATCCTCCGTCAGGTATTCCCCGACCGGCGCGAGCGCGCCCTGGCCATCGGTATCTGGAGCGCGGTGGCCGCCGTCGGCGCCGCCGTCGGACCGCTGCTCGGCGGCTTCCTGCTGGAGCACTTCTGGTGGGGCGCGGTCTTCCTGGTCAACATCCCGCTGATGCTGGTCAGCCTGCCGGTCGGTCGGATGCTGCTGCCCGAGTCGCGGGGCGAGCGCGACGGCCCGTGGGACGTGGTCGGCGCGCTGACGGCGGCGGTCGGCCTGTTCGGTGTCGTCCTCGGGGTGAAGCGGCTCGGCGGCGGGGAGCCGGTGGCGAGCCCGTTCACCCTGGTGCCGCTGCTGGTGGGCGCGGCGCTGCTCGTCTTCTTCGTACGGCGCCAGGGGCGGCGCCCGCATCCGCTGGTTGACCTGCGGATGTTCCGGCGGCCGGCGTTCAGCACGTCGGTGGGCTGCATCGTGCTGGCGATGCTCGCGCTGGTGGGCCTGGAGCTGATAGCCGCCCAGTACCTGCAACTGGTGCTCGGCCTCTCGCCGCTGGAGACGGGCCTGAGGCTGCTGCCCCTGACGATCGCGGCGATGGCGGCGGGCCTCGCCGGCGCGCGGATGCTGCGCCGCTTCGGACCGCGCCGCATGGTGTGCTTCGGCTTCTGCCTCACCGCCGCCGCGGTCGTGACGCTGACCGCGATGGGCGGCACCGACAACGCGCGCCTGCTGCTGTTCGGCTTCGTGGCGCTCGGCTTCGGCCTGGAGACCACGCTCTTCGGGGCCTACGAGTCGATGCTGAGCGAGGCCCCGGCCGAGCAGGCCGGCGGGGCGGCGGCGATCGGCGAGACGTCGTACCAGCTGGGCGCCGGGATCGGGATCGCGCTGCTGGGCAGCGTGATGAACGCGGCCTACGCGCCCGGTCTCGCCTCGGTGCCGGGCGTGCCCTCGCGCGAGTCGGCCGCGGCGGGCCACTCGCTGGGCGAGGCGTACGAGGTCGCCGGGCGGATCGGCGGACCCGTGGGGGATGCCCTGCGCCGGGCGGCGCGGGACTCCTTCGTGCACGGGCTGCACGTCACGCTGCTGGTGAGCGCGGGCCTGTTGCTGCTGGGTGCGGTGATGGCGCTGCGGCTGCCGCGGGTGATGCAGTGCGGCGAGGAGAGCGCGCAGCGGCGCGCCGGGGTGGAACTGCCCGCCCCGCGGGAGGCCGCACAGCCGAGAGTGTCGGCCTGA
- a CDS encoding prephenate dehydrogenase, with amino-acid sequence MRTALVIGTGLIGTSAALALTQRGVTVHLTDHDPAQARTAAALGAGTDEVPEAPVDLAIVAAPPAHVAALLADAMTRGVARGYVDVASVKGGPRRELEARGLDLSCYIGTHPMSGREKSGPLAATGDLFEGRPWVLTPTRDTDTEVLNLALELVSHCRAVPVVMDADAHDRAVALVSHMPHLVSSMVAARLENAEEAAVRLCGQGIRDVTRIAASDPGMWIDILSANPGPVADLLTDVSADLEETVRALRALQSSDEDKRREGSSGIRDVLRRGNAGQVRVPGKHGSAPRVYEVVAVLIDDQPGQLARIFADAGQAGVNVEDVRIEHATGQQAGLVQLMVEPKAVPVLRAALAERGWALRQ; translated from the coding sequence GTGAGGACCGCACTCGTCATCGGCACCGGGCTCATCGGCACCTCCGCCGCGCTCGCCCTGACCCAGCGCGGCGTCACCGTCCACCTCACCGACCACGACCCCGCGCAGGCCCGTACGGCCGCCGCGCTCGGCGCCGGCACCGACGAGGTCCCCGAGGCCCCGGTGGACCTCGCGATCGTCGCGGCCCCGCCCGCCCACGTGGCCGCGCTCCTCGCCGACGCCATGACCCGGGGTGTGGCCCGCGGCTACGTCGACGTGGCCAGCGTCAAGGGCGGCCCGCGCCGCGAGCTGGAGGCCCGCGGCCTGGACCTGTCCTGCTACATCGGCACCCATCCCATGTCCGGCCGGGAGAAGTCCGGCCCGCTGGCCGCCACCGGCGACCTCTTCGAGGGCCGCCCCTGGGTGCTCACCCCGACCCGGGACACCGACACCGAGGTGCTCAACCTCGCCCTGGAACTGGTCTCGCACTGCCGGGCCGTGCCGGTCGTCATGGACGCCGACGCCCACGACCGCGCCGTGGCGCTCGTCTCGCACATGCCCCACCTGGTCTCCAGCATGGTCGCCGCGCGTCTGGAGAACGCCGAGGAGGCCGCCGTGCGGCTGTGCGGGCAAGGCATCCGGGACGTGACCCGGATCGCCGCCTCCGACCCGGGCATGTGGATCGACATCCTCTCCGCCAACCCCGGCCCGGTCGCCGACCTCCTCACGGACGTCTCCGCCGACCTGGAGGAGACCGTGCGGGCCCTGCGCGCCCTGCAGTCCTCCGACGAGGACAAGCGGCGCGAGGGCAGCTCGGGCATCCGGGACGTGCTGCGGCGCGGGAACGCGGGACAGGTGCGGGTGCCCGGCAAGCACGGGTCCGCTCCGCGGGTCTACGAGGTCGTGGCGGTCCTCATCGACGACCAGCCGGGGCAGCTGGCCCGGATCTTCGCGGACGCGGGACAGGCCGGGGTCAACGTCGAGGACGTGCGCATCGAGCATGCGACGGGGCAGCAGGCCGGTCTGGTGCAGCTGATGGTGGAGCCGAAGGCGGTGCCGGTGCTGCGGGCCGCGCTGGCCGAGCGGGGGTGGGCGCTGCGGCAGTAG
- a CDS encoding phosphatase PAP2 family protein yields MRTERNLTRSLDRVFARLDREPERPAHIDVPRMSRHRVVLFTATLAFYLAIIWAVVITSWLVRLDWQVMFFRPYQQWPQIHAFLDYYVVLGQRGPTAVMVAAWLGWRSWRQHTLRPLLTLATSLLLLNITVGAAKLGMGRLGPHYATVIGSNEMGLGGDIFPSGHTANAVVTWGILAYLASTPRARRWLSALSAITSLGVGLTTVYLGTHWLSDVLLGWAAGLLILLALPWFEPLIARTETALFDLRDRLRARRGRTAPVPAAPVTPSPVLLKPLPAPAERSAPAREPVSSARGPRAPIHRTPSPHTVRSERTPVTPVGSRRPPHADRLPRGTSQPARPVTGG; encoded by the coding sequence GTGCGTACCGAACGAAACCTCACCCGGAGTCTGGACCGGGTGTTCGCCAGGCTGGACCGTGAGCCGGAACGACCGGCTCACATCGATGTGCCGCGGATGAGCCGGCACCGGGTCGTGCTGTTCACCGCGACCCTGGCCTTTTACCTGGCGATCATCTGGGCCGTGGTGATCACGTCATGGCTGGTCCGGCTCGACTGGCAGGTCATGTTCTTCCGGCCGTACCAGCAGTGGCCGCAGATCCACGCCTTCCTCGACTACTACGTGGTGCTCGGCCAGCGCGGCCCCACCGCCGTCATGGTCGCGGCCTGGCTCGGCTGGCGCTCCTGGCGCCAGCACACGCTGCGACCGCTGCTGACCCTGGCCACCTCGCTGCTGCTGCTGAACATCACGGTCGGCGCCGCCAAGCTCGGCATGGGGCGGCTCGGTCCGCACTACGCGACCGTCATCGGCTCGAACGAGATGGGCCTGGGCGGCGATATATTCCCCAGCGGCCACACCGCCAACGCGGTGGTGACCTGGGGAATCCTGGCCTATCTGGCCTCCACCCCGAGAGCCCGCCGCTGGCTGTCCGCGCTCTCCGCGATCACCTCCCTCGGCGTCGGTCTCACCACGGTCTACCTCGGTACACACTGGCTGAGCGACGTGCTGCTGGGCTGGGCCGCGGGCCTGCTGATCCTGCTCGCCCTGCCCTGGTTCGAGCCGCTGATCGCCAGGACCGAGACCGCGCTCTTCGACCTGCGCGACCGCCTGCGCGCCCGCCGCGGCCGCACGGCGCCCGTACCGGCCGCCCCGGTCACGCCGTCGCCGGTACTGCTCAAGCCGCTTCCCGCGCCCGCGGAGCGGTCCGCCCCGGCGCGCGAGCCGGTGTCGTCGGCGCGCGGCCCCCGGGCTCCGATCCACCGGACGCCGAGCCCGCACACGGTCCGCTCGGAGCGCACCCCGGTCACCCCGGTGGGCAGCCGCCGGCCGCCGCACGCCGACCGCCTGCCGCGCGGCACCTCCCAGCCGGCCCGTCCCGTGACGGGCGGCTGA
- a CDS encoding acyl-CoA dehydrogenase family protein, with translation MSASAKLPPFDPADPLGIDDLLDPEDLAIRDTVRSWADDRVLPYVADWYEKGELPGIRELARELGGIGALGMSLTGYGCAGATAVQYGLACLELEAADSGIRSLVSVQGSLAMYAIHRFGSEEQKREWLPRMAAGEVIGCFGLTEPDHGSDPAAMRTHAKRDGDDWVLSGRKMWITNGSVAGVAVVWAQTEDGIRGFVVPTDRPGFSAPEIKHKWSLRASVTSELVMDDVRLPATAVLPGVTGLRGPLSCLSHARYGIVWGAMGAARSSFETALEYARTREQFGRPIGGFQLTQAKLADMAVELHKGILLAHHLGRRMDAGRLRPEQVSFGKLNNVREAIEICRTARTILGANGISLEYPVMRHATNLESVLTYEGTVEMHQLVLGKALTGLDAFR, from the coding sequence ATGTCCGCGTCCGCGAAGTTGCCCCCGTTCGATCCCGCCGATCCGCTCGGGATCGACGACCTGCTGGATCCGGAGGACCTCGCCATCCGGGACACCGTCCGCAGCTGGGCGGACGACCGCGTGCTGCCGTACGTCGCCGACTGGTACGAGAAGGGCGAGCTGCCCGGCATCAGGGAACTCGCCCGCGAACTCGGCGGCATCGGCGCGCTCGGCATGTCCCTCACCGGGTACGGCTGCGCGGGCGCCACGGCCGTGCAGTACGGCCTCGCCTGTCTGGAGCTGGAGGCCGCCGACTCGGGCATCCGGTCCCTGGTCTCCGTGCAGGGCTCGCTCGCCATGTACGCGATCCACCGGTTCGGCAGCGAGGAGCAGAAGCGGGAGTGGCTGCCCCGCATGGCGGCCGGCGAGGTGATCGGCTGCTTCGGGCTCACCGAGCCCGATCACGGCTCCGACCCCGCCGCCATGCGCACCCACGCCAAGCGCGACGGCGACGACTGGGTGCTGAGCGGCCGCAAGATGTGGATCACCAACGGGTCCGTGGCCGGGGTGGCCGTCGTCTGGGCGCAGACCGAGGACGGGATCCGCGGGTTCGTCGTACCGACCGACCGCCCCGGCTTCTCGGCCCCCGAGATCAAGCACAAATGGTCCCTGCGTGCCTCCGTGACCAGCGAACTCGTCATGGACGACGTGCGGCTGCCCGCCACCGCCGTGCTCCCCGGGGTCACCGGACTGCGCGGACCGCTCAGCTGTCTCTCGCACGCCCGCTACGGCATCGTCTGGGGCGCGATGGGAGCGGCGCGCAGCAGCTTCGAGACGGCCCTGGAGTACGCGCGGACGCGGGAGCAGTTCGGCCGGCCCATCGGCGGCTTCCAGCTCACCCAGGCCAAACTCGCCGACATGGCGGTCGAACTGCACAAGGGGATTCTGCTCGCCCACCATCTGGGGCGGCGGATGGACGCCGGCCGCCTGCGTCCCGAGCAGGTCAGCTTCGGCAAGCTCAACAACGTCCGCGAGGCCATCGAGATCTGCCGTACGGCGCGGACGATCCTCGGTGCCAACGGGATCTCCCTCGAATACCCCGTCATGCGGCACGCGACCAACCTGGAGTCGGTGCTCACCTACGAGGGCACCGTCGAGATGCACCAGCTCGTGCTGGGCAAGGCGCTCACCGGGCTCGACGCCTTCCGCTGA
- a CDS encoding cell division protein SepF, producing the protein MGSVRKASAWLGLVDDNDDERYYDDDYSEGTESGNAWVTDPRVKVATDTAEEKGHRIGTITPDSFRDARAIGELFRDGVPVIMNLTAMEPSDAKRVVDFAAGLTFGLRGTIERVANRVFLLTPLNTEIVSGEPAAHREDGFFNQS; encoded by the coding sequence TCGGCCTCGTCGACGACAACGATGACGAGCGCTACTACGACGACGACTACTCCGAGGGCACCGAGTCCGGGAACGCCTGGGTCACGGACCCCCGGGTGAAGGTGGCCACGGACACGGCCGAGGAGAAGGGTCACCGGATCGGCACGATCACCCCGGACAGCTTCCGGGACGCCCGTGCCATCGGCGAGCTGTTCCGCGACGGTGTCCCGGTCATCATGAACCTCACGGCGATGGAGCCGTCCGACGCCAAGCGCGTGGTGGACTTCGCCGCCGGGCTGACCTTCGGCCTGCGGGGGACGATCGAGCGGGTCGCGAACCGGGTCTTCCTGCTGACGCCCCTGAACACGGAGATCGTCAGCGGTGAGCCGGCGGCCCACCGGGAGGACGGCTTCTTCAATCAGAGCTGA